Proteins found in one Maridesulfovibrio sp. genomic segment:
- the aroC gene encoding chorismate synthase, producing the protein MSGNTFGRIFKLTTYGESHGPGLGGVIDGCPAGIELNEEIIQLELDRRKPGQGVASTARVEADRIRILSGVFEGRTTGTSIGFHIENTDQRSRDYSKIMNVYRPGHADYTFDAKFGFRDYRGGGRSSGRETVSRVAGGAVAQEFLLQQGIACQAYTVRIGGIEAEVKEPEKSHENLFFAADSEVIPRWEERVKEIRSKGDTLGGVVEVRVKGVPAGLGEPVFDKIDARLAYALMSVGAVKGVEIGSGCKAADALGSENNDFMNADGFCSNNAGGILGGISSGQDIVVRAYVKPIPSISKPQQTVDRDGNSEEIKIGGRHDICAIPRIVPVLKSMAMLTVADFILLQRRMG; encoded by the coding sequence ATGAGCGGCAATACATTCGGCCGGATTTTTAAGCTCACCACCTATGGAGAATCCCACGGTCCCGGACTGGGCGGGGTTATTGATGGTTGCCCGGCGGGCATAGAACTTAATGAAGAAATTATCCAGCTTGAGCTGGATCGCCGCAAACCCGGACAGGGCGTTGCCTCCACCGCTCGCGTCGAGGCGGATCGAATCAGGATTCTTTCCGGCGTTTTTGAAGGTCGCACTACGGGAACATCCATTGGTTTCCATATTGAAAACACCGACCAGCGTTCCAGAGATTATTCTAAGATAATGAATGTGTATCGCCCGGGGCATGCCGATTATACTTTTGATGCTAAGTTCGGCTTTCGAGATTACCGGGGAGGCGGACGTTCTTCCGGCCGCGAAACTGTATCGCGTGTTGCTGGAGGGGCGGTGGCGCAGGAGTTTCTGCTTCAGCAGGGTATTGCCTGTCAGGCATATACGGTGCGTATCGGAGGTATAGAGGCTGAAGTTAAAGAGCCGGAAAAATCCCATGAGAATCTATTTTTTGCTGCTGACTCAGAAGTAATTCCCCGCTGGGAAGAACGGGTCAAGGAAATTCGATCAAAGGGGGATACCCTTGGCGGAGTGGTCGAGGTTCGCGTAAAAGGTGTTCCTGCTGGGCTGGGTGAACCTGTTTTCGATAAGATAGATGCCCGGTTAGCCTATGCGCTCATGTCTGTTGGTGCCGTCAAAGGAGTTGAAATCGGTTCCGGGTGCAAAGCGGCTGACGCATTGGGCAGCGAGAACAATGATTTTATGAATGCAGATGGATTTTGCAGCAATAACGCCGGGGGAATACTCGGTGGAATTTCCAGTGGACAGGATATTGTGGTCCGAGCATATGTAAAGCCCATACCTTCCATCAGTAAACCGCAGCAGACTGTTGACCGTGACGGTAATTCCGAGGAAATTAAAATCGGTGGCAGGCACGATATCTGCGCAATACCCCGTATCGTTCCTGTGCTTAAATCCATGGCTATGCTCACCGTTGCGGATTTTATCCTGCTGCAACGTAGGATGGGATGA
- a CDS encoding APC family permease, with amino-acid sequence MSGIFTSLAVMLSPRGIEAAGYGAGLGGAAFMVMLVLAALVSVCTARSMDKLSSGELRATPVDRVAFGFLDVARFFTLTVLAVSWLGIAGNTVNEIFLSLFSPLAASFFILALAVWACFLCKKYAGDLFGGSLTLAFVFFLYMVIMVDQPGSNGMGYPVQLPQFFSPLLPAGLAESGIMGWLQLVFLSVLAFIGFDLPLVFENKSSRAYPAIFMILVVFALFSWTSLLVETPDGLLESTLPQLKVAAHILNGKGVLLMGGTIIFATFAAIFGLFQLFGHRLRKIVAESYSGYAVRGAAVFVGVIVALMLANGWADKDELESLISAGLCFWFGSYALIDLLGIVAMRRAGRFYLPRFLTLGLHLIAAVVCCLNIEFSNYFLYAVGCMAVAGAVLGLTVKDYCDYPPLEEVDHDDLPSEDSEESESEQSDPVHDDPEDEELNIVSYN; translated from the coding sequence ATGAGCGGAATATTTACATCACTTGCAGTAATGCTGTCTCCAAGGGGGATTGAGGCAGCCGGGTACGGTGCCGGCTTAGGAGGAGCAGCCTTTATGGTGATGCTGGTTCTGGCCGCACTTGTTTCTGTTTGTACGGCGCGAAGCATGGACAAGCTTTCGTCCGGAGAGCTGCGGGCAACACCGGTTGACCGCGTCGCCTTTGGATTCCTTGATGTGGCTCGTTTTTTTACCCTTACAGTGCTGGCTGTCTCCTGGCTGGGCATTGCCGGAAATACTGTTAATGAAATATTTTTAAGTTTATTTTCGCCTCTCGCTGCCTCATTCTTCATTCTTGCCCTTGCGGTGTGGGCTTGTTTTCTGTGTAAAAAATACGCCGGAGACCTTTTCGGGGGCAGCCTTACTCTGGCCTTTGTCTTCTTCCTGTATATGGTAATTATGGTTGATCAGCCCGGGTCCAATGGAATGGGCTACCCCGTTCAGCTTCCGCAATTCTTTTCTCCTCTGCTGCCTGCAGGACTAGCCGAATCCGGGATAATGGGCTGGTTGCAGCTGGTTTTTCTGTCTGTGCTGGCTTTTATCGGTTTTGATCTTCCTCTTGTTTTCGAGAATAAAAGTTCGCGTGCCTATCCTGCCATATTCATGATCCTTGTGGTTTTTGCCCTGTTTAGCTGGACCTCCTTGCTGGTTGAAACTCCTGACGGATTGTTGGAAAGCACATTGCCGCAGCTTAAGGTTGCCGCTCATATTTTGAACGGTAAAGGTGTTCTGCTTATGGGCGGGACAATAATTTTTGCAACTTTTGCAGCAATATTCGGCCTGTTTCAGTTGTTCGGCCATAGGTTGCGCAAAATTGTAGCCGAAAGTTATTCCGGCTATGCCGTCCGAGGAGCGGCGGTCTTTGTCGGCGTAATTGTTGCGCTGATGCTCGCTAACGGCTGGGCTGATAAGGACGAACTGGAATCACTAATCTCTGCCGGGCTTTGTTTCTGGTTCGGTTCGTACGCTCTTATCGATTTGCTGGGCATAGTAGCCATGCGCCGGGCCGGTCGATTTTACCTGCCGCGTTTTTTGACTCTGGGGCTGCACCTGATTGCTGCGGTCGTCTGCTGTCTGAACATCGAATTCAGCAATTATTTTCTGTACGCGGTAGGCTGCATGGCGGTAGCAGGAGCTGTTCTTGGCTTAACGGTCAAGGATTACTGTGACTATCCGCCTCTAGAAGAAGTTGATCATGATGATCTCCCCTCCGAAGATTCCGAGGAAAGTGAATCAGAACAAAGTGATCCGGTTCATGATGATCCCGAAGACGAAGAGCTGAATATTGTGAGTTATAACTAA
- a CDS encoding STAS domain-containing protein, which produces MMGLEVGEIKNSGIITFQLKGRLDSNTSNDFEERLLNSIQSGEIKIILDFENLEYISSAGLRVLLKAARELKGGEGKMMLCSLKDYIREVFDLSGFVSFLPIYDNMDECISSF; this is translated from the coding sequence ATGATGGGGCTTGAAGTCGGTGAAATTAAAAATAGTGGGATTATTACCTTTCAGTTAAAAGGTCGGCTTGATTCTAATACATCTAATGATTTTGAGGAAAGACTCCTGAATTCAATTCAGAGTGGGGAAATTAAGATTATTTTAGATTTTGAAAATCTTGAGTATATTTCCAGCGCCGGACTGCGCGTCCTGCTTAAAGCAGCACGTGAACTAAAAGGTGGTGAGGGTAAAATGATGCTTTGCTCACTTAAAGATTACATCAGGGAAGTTTTTGACCTTTCCGGTTTTGTGTCTTTCCTGCCCATTTATGATAACATGGATGAATGTATATCCTCTTTCTAG
- a CDS encoding ATP-binding protein, with amino-acid sequence MANKMKSQAECGVTSSFSLKSDISELKILAENIENFGSDNGIPDKTVFELNLVLDELFTNLVSYGCQSDRHKFEIIMKLKDGFLTLLIEDDGHMFNPLKAPEPEMECACEERKIGGLGIYFMRKIMDSIEYSWEDGKNKLKLVKNIQ; translated from the coding sequence TTGGCAAATAAAATGAAGTCGCAGGCCGAGTGCGGCGTTACTTCTTCCTTCTCGTTGAAATCGGATATATCTGAGCTCAAAATCCTTGCCGAAAATATTGAAAATTTCGGTAGTGATAACGGCATACCCGATAAAACAGTGTTCGAACTCAATCTTGTACTGGATGAGCTGTTTACAAACCTTGTCAGTTACGGTTGCCAGTCGGATAGACACAAATTTGAAATCATCATGAAATTAAAGGATGGTTTTCTTACTTTGTTGATTGAGGATGACGGACACATGTTCAATCCCCTTAAAGCGCCGGAGCCAGAGATGGAGTGCGCTTGCGAGGAACGTAAAATTGGTGGCCTTGGAATCTATTTTATGCGTAAGATTATGGACAGTATCGAATATTCGTGGGAAGACGGCAAAAATAAATTAAAGTTAGTAAAAAATATTCAATAG
- a CDS encoding ABC transporter ATP-binding protein/permease codes for MITKRPLTYWIKNSNMKLQLILLVVIFFTVAVRLIPLEMQKKIINQAISMRKVDLLFMYCGFYIASVVTASLLKYLITVLQTYIGQQSLAQMRKELYAHILTLPLSYFRKANPGMVVSSLVTELAPAGEYVGQSVAVPVTNLLTLIAFAGYMFFLNPIMAGISISLYPFVIYLVPKLQKKSNKANKKRVDTTRNLSTHINETISGIHEIHGNGSYRIENRKYGSFVDRLFKIRITWILYKQGIKVLNNFFQSLGPFLLFIVGGYLAIQGRFDLGALVAFLSAYEKIYDPWKELMDFYQVHNDAGVRYQRVMEYFDTAPEFVLEPEGRAPVKLKGDIEVQNLGFTVSGNIRLLKQINMRLKPGEQMALVGFSGSGKSTLAQCISQLYKYTGGSVKIDGYEVADLTKADMVHNMGIVAQSPFIFSGTIKANLLYSCAAVLENDPESEQKMPSRDNMIEAIQQAGIFVDVLRFGLNTLLDPDKESELSERLVRVRKNFHSDYGEKLAEHVEFYHEGQYLKYSSIAGNITFGHANDTSFSGRELVSNEYFVNFLRNAQLETPLLSLGRELAKQTVDILGNLPPDEVFFEQSPIPSEEFEDYKQLINRIEGITLQELQGKDREMLLHLALGFVPGRHKIVVLPAVLQGLILDGRKLFNSQVSQERPETFSFYQMSEFIPSQTILDNILFGKPKTDHPKVQDTINQSMIQLLIEEDLLETVVELGMEFQVGTKGDKLSGGQCQKLAIARTFLKNPPIMILDEATSALDNRSQNRIQGLLETKWKGKATLISVIHRLDTIKNYDKVAVMKAGKLMEVGPYDELIEKKGLLYELIHGAH; via the coding sequence ATGATCACCAAACGTCCGCTAACATACTGGATAAAAAACAGTAATATGAAATTACAACTCATATTGCTGGTTGTCATCTTTTTTACAGTAGCAGTCAGGCTTATCCCGCTCGAAATGCAAAAAAAAATCATCAACCAAGCCATCAGTATGCGCAAGGTTGATTTATTATTTATGTACTGCGGATTCTACATTGCTTCTGTTGTTACCGCCAGTCTGCTCAAATATCTGATCACCGTGTTACAAACGTATATAGGTCAGCAATCACTTGCACAAATGAGAAAGGAGCTCTACGCCCATATCCTGACTCTACCGCTCAGCTATTTCAGAAAGGCGAACCCCGGCATGGTGGTATCCTCGCTGGTAACCGAGTTGGCTCCGGCGGGTGAATATGTAGGACAATCAGTGGCGGTTCCGGTGACTAACCTGCTTACTCTTATCGCCTTTGCCGGATACATGTTTTTCCTTAACCCCATCATGGCCGGTATTTCCATATCACTATATCCTTTTGTTATATATCTGGTCCCCAAACTCCAGAAAAAATCAAATAAAGCTAATAAAAAACGGGTCGATACCACCCGAAATCTCAGTACGCATATCAACGAGACCATTTCCGGTATTCACGAAATTCACGGTAACGGTTCCTACCGCATTGAAAACCGTAAATACGGAAGTTTCGTAGATCGGCTTTTCAAAATCAGAATAACCTGGATTCTTTACAAACAGGGCATAAAGGTTCTTAATAATTTTTTCCAAAGTCTGGGACCTTTCCTGCTCTTTATAGTTGGCGGGTATCTGGCTATTCAGGGTCGTTTTGATCTCGGTGCGCTGGTGGCTTTCCTTTCAGCCTATGAAAAAATTTATGATCCGTGGAAAGAATTGATGGATTTCTATCAGGTCCATAATGATGCCGGAGTCCGGTACCAACGCGTAATGGAATACTTCGATACAGCTCCTGAATTCGTACTCGAACCGGAAGGCCGTGCACCGGTAAAACTCAAAGGAGATATCGAAGTCCAAAACCTCGGATTCACTGTTTCCGGCAACATCCGGCTGCTCAAGCAAATCAATATGCGACTTAAACCCGGCGAACAAATGGCCCTTGTCGGTTTTTCTGGTAGCGGCAAGAGCACGCTGGCTCAATGTATCTCCCAGCTCTACAAATATACGGGAGGCTCGGTCAAAATCGACGGCTATGAAGTAGCTGATTTGACCAAGGCCGACATGGTTCACAACATGGGTATTGTGGCCCAGTCTCCTTTCATATTTTCCGGTACCATCAAGGCCAACCTACTATATTCATGTGCGGCAGTTCTTGAAAACGATCCCGAATCTGAACAAAAAATGCCCAGCCGCGACAATATGATCGAAGCCATACAGCAAGCCGGAATTTTTGTGGATGTGCTGCGTTTCGGACTAAATACTCTTCTTGATCCTGATAAAGAATCAGAACTCTCTGAGAGACTGGTCCGGGTACGTAAGAACTTCCATTCCGACTATGGAGAAAAACTTGCCGAGCATGTGGAATTTTACCATGAAGGACAGTATCTGAAATATTCAAGCATAGCCGGGAACATCACCTTCGGTCATGCAAATGACACCAGTTTTTCAGGGCGTGAACTGGTCAGCAATGAATATTTTGTCAATTTCCTAAGAAACGCGCAACTTGAGACCCCTCTATTAAGTCTGGGCCGTGAGCTTGCAAAACAGACGGTTGACATTCTGGGCAATCTCCCGCCTGATGAAGTTTTCTTTGAACAAAGTCCCATTCCTTCCGAGGAATTTGAAGATTACAAGCAGCTCATAAATCGCATTGAAGGCATTACACTACAGGAACTTCAGGGCAAAGACCGTGAGATGCTTTTGCACCTCGCACTTGGTTTTGTACCCGGCAGGCATAAAATTGTTGTTCTTCCAGCGGTACTTCAGGGGCTTATCCTTGATGGTCGGAAGCTCTTTAACTCGCAGGTCTCTCAAGAAAGACCCGAGACTTTCAGCTTCTACCAGATGTCTGAATTTATCCCTTCGCAGACTATTCTGGATAACATCCTCTTTGGTAAACCAAAGACCGATCATCCCAAAGTTCAGGACACCATCAACCAATCCATGATTCAGTTGCTGATTGAGGAGGACCTCCTTGAGACAGTCGTAGAATTGGGCATGGAGTTTCAGGTCGGAACCAAAGGCGACAAACTTTCCGGTGGACAATGCCAGAAACTCGCCATTGCGCGAACATTCCTCAAAAATCCGCCTATCATGATTCTAGATGAGGCAACATCGGCGCTGGACAACAGATCCCAGAACCGGATTCAGGGGCTGCTCGAAACCAAATGGAAAGGCAAGGCGACGCTTATCTCAGTTATACACAGACTTGATACGATCAAGAATTACGATAAAGTGGCAGTCATGAAGGCTGGTAAATTAATGGAAGTAGGTCCTTATGATGAACTCATCGAAAAAAAGGGACTGCTTTACGAACTTATACACGGAGCGCATTAA
- a CDS encoding cyclic nucleotide-binding domain-containing protein encodes MVPETSEYQEHLEIMREIPYFSGLELEAQKLIAYLCVRDKFAAGEEVFASGDLDQSAYFIISGTMEAYLDSGSIKVQSFKDGNFVGALSLIGSSKRLFTLKATSDCVCIRLTREKFKKAQEQYPEISTKFLKATVNMISHWEERFLSMYNPDCSGCTSGIGLTLI; translated from the coding sequence ATGGTACCGGAAACCAGTGAATATCAAGAACACTTGGAAATAATGAGGGAAATACCGTACTTCTCTGGGCTTGAACTTGAAGCGCAAAAACTAATCGCTTACCTTTGTGTTCGTGACAAGTTTGCAGCCGGTGAGGAAGTGTTCGCCAGTGGCGACCTCGACCAATCCGCATATTTCATCATTAGCGGAACCATGGAAGCTTACCTTGATTCTGGATCGATTAAGGTTCAATCATTCAAGGATGGTAATTTTGTCGGCGCTCTTTCACTAATTGGCAGCTCCAAGAGACTTTTCACTTTAAAGGCAACTTCTGATTGTGTATGTATTCGCCTTACCAGAGAAAAATTTAAGAAAGCACAAGAACAATATCCTGAAATAAGTACAAAATTCTTGAAGGCCACAGTTAACATGATCAGCCACTGGGAAGAACGATTTCTTTCTATGTACAACCCTGATTGTTCAGGATGCACTAGCGGAATCGGGTTGACTCTCATTTAG
- the qrcD gene encoding menaquinone reductase integral membrane subunit QrcD, translating into MDSNLFPEGVKRCGLPKFLLWMVFPTAVLLWGVYAAVNIFYYGIGVTGLDNYFGFGLWITFDLAVIALGAGAFFTGFLKYILKIDQLKNIINLAVILGFLCYSGAMLILTMDIGQPIRAWFGYWHPNVHSMLTEVIFCITCYCTVLIIEFIPLVLEQKQLNKIPFLHHFAHHLHVNMALFAGIGTFLSTFHQGSLGGMYGVMFGRPYAFREGFFIWPWTFFLFVLSAVGSGPVFTVLVCTLIEKMTGKKLVDYKVKALMGKIAGTMLCVYMFFKIIDTWAWAVGYLPSVGLTFDQMFYGNIYGQWLLWTEIVLCGIVPAIMLITPSIRNNPALLYSAAILDCIGITINRYVFTVQTIAIPVMPFDNWETYAPNWAEWATTLMICAYGALVISLCYRYLPVFPQELKLNKK; encoded by the coding sequence ATGGATAGCAATCTCTTCCCCGAAGGCGTAAAACGCTGCGGACTGCCCAAGTTCCTGCTTTGGATGGTCTTTCCGACAGCCGTCCTGCTCTGGGGCGTCTATGCTGCCGTTAATATTTTCTATTACGGTATCGGCGTAACCGGCCTTGACAACTACTTCGGGTTTGGACTTTGGATTACTTTCGACCTTGCTGTTATCGCACTTGGTGCCGGTGCTTTTTTTACCGGTTTTCTCAAGTATATTCTCAAGATCGATCAACTTAAAAATATTATTAACCTTGCAGTTATTCTCGGGTTCCTGTGCTACTCCGGCGCCATGCTCATTCTGACCATGGACATCGGGCAGCCTATCCGGGCATGGTTCGGCTATTGGCACCCCAATGTGCACTCCATGCTCACAGAAGTTATCTTCTGTATTACCTGCTACTGCACAGTTCTGATTATTGAATTCATTCCGCTGGTTTTAGAACAGAAACAGCTGAATAAGATTCCTTTTCTGCATCACTTTGCCCATCACTTACACGTGAATATGGCTCTGTTCGCAGGTATCGGAACCTTCCTTTCCACCTTTCACCAGGGTTCCTTGGGCGGTATGTACGGCGTTATGTTTGGTCGTCCTTACGCTTTCCGTGAAGGTTTCTTCATCTGGCCCTGGACATTCTTCCTTTTTGTTCTTTCCGCTGTAGGGTCCGGTCCTGTTTTCACAGTTCTGGTTTGTACCCTCATCGAAAAGATGACTGGTAAAAAATTGGTGGATTACAAAGTAAAAGCCCTGATGGGTAAAATCGCCGGTACCATGCTCTGCGTGTACATGTTCTTCAAGATCATTGATACTTGGGCTTGGGCTGTCGGTTATCTGCCTTCCGTGGGCTTGACCTTTGACCAGATGTTCTACGGTAATATCTACGGTCAGTGGTTACTGTGGACTGAGATCGTACTCTGCGGAATCGTTCCCGCAATTATGTTGATCACTCCGTCCATCAGAAACAACCCCGCACTGCTGTATTCAGCAGCTATTCTGGACTGCATCGGCATAACCATCAACCGTTACGTCTTCACCGTCCAGACCATCGCTATTCCGGTTATGCCTTTTGATAACTGGGAAACCTACGCACCTAACTGGGCAGAATGGGCTACCACCCTGATGATCTGCGCTTACGGTGCTTTGGTTATCAGTCTCTGCTATCGCTATCTGCCTGTGTTCCCTCAGGAACTCAAGCTGAACAAGAAATAG
- the qrcC gene encoding menaquinone reductase iron-sulfur cluster-binding subunit QrcC, with protein MQHIEFDTKWTMVVDVDKCTGCGACMVSCQAENNIAPMEEGSNKLKTLTWMNVYELTNGKEFPNREVAYLPRPCMQCGHPACVPVCPVVATTKDEEGGIVSQIYPRCIGCRYCMAACPYHARYFGWLDPVWPGGMDKALSPSTSTRPRGVVEKCNFCHSRLLNARERARNEGMDPNKLPDGWYKPACLEACPSGAISFGDSKNPEHKVHELIKSPNAFRILESIGMEPQVYYISRRDWVREQSDNHIAEDKH; from the coding sequence ATGCAGCATATTGAATTTGATACTAAATGGACCATGGTGGTCGATGTCGACAAGTGTACCGGTTGCGGTGCTTGTATGGTGTCCTGCCAGGCTGAAAATAACATAGCTCCCATGGAAGAAGGGTCTAATAAACTTAAGACCCTTACCTGGATGAATGTCTATGAACTTACTAACGGTAAGGAATTTCCCAACAGGGAAGTTGCCTACCTGCCCAGACCCTGTATGCAGTGCGGACATCCTGCCTGCGTTCCCGTCTGTCCTGTAGTTGCGACTACAAAGGACGAAGAAGGCGGAATCGTCAGCCAGATTTATCCCCGCTGCATCGGTTGCCGGTATTGCATGGCGGCATGTCCTTACCACGCCCGCTACTTCGGTTGGCTGGACCCTGTTTGGCCCGGAGGTATGGATAAGGCTTTGTCCCCCTCAACCTCCACCCGTCCTCGCGGTGTTGTTGAGAAATGTAACTTCTGCCATTCCAGATTGCTGAACGCCAGAGAACGCGCACGTAATGAAGGTATGGACCCCAATAAACTCCCTGACGGCTGGTATAAACCTGCTTGTCTGGAAGCTTGTCCGTCCGGCGCTATCTCTTTCGGTGATTCCAAGAACCCTGAGCACAAAGTTCATGAGCTGATTAAGAGCCCCAATGCTTTCCGCATTCTGGAGTCTATCGGCATGGAACCTCAGGTGTACTACATCAGCCGTCGTGACTGGGTCCGTGAGCAGAGTGATAACCACATCGCTGAAGACAAGCACTAG
- the qrcB gene encoding menaquinone reductase molybdopterin-binding-like subunit QrcB: MGIDRRTFIQLVTGGVVGSLFTPVIWKSLDDASIWSQNWPWIPRLKYGAITEQASVAKFGTAPCAEIVKSVGGSPYLTRGNAENEMSKGGVDPVSASGPQLMYSPSRINGPMKKTAEGKYESISWDEAEKLLSDKLAAIKGQKGKLTVVSGDTTGTATEVLSGFAAEMGAECYMMPCDEQGAAAALASMDGKGQIGYDLENSDFVLFVGADAMDSWGPVVRNQRVYASSRPTGEEVKTSYVYAGSFQNSTAAAADKWVPVNPGSGAIFCLGLAYHMLKAGASAPVSDFADFKTLVMSRFSPDKVEKATGVAGSQLAALAKALMKSSAPVVVAGSEFAQGAGAADVIAASAVNMLLGQVNKDGGMKILPELPKAVEAATDRSELAAKDFVGYLSGIAAGKVNAPEVMMAYEANPVYALPQNTVLAPAFEKAGFLVSFSTYMDETASKADLIMPNPTSYERFEDAQTPYGAGAAMLVASAPVAEPLYNSKPTVDVILSVASGLGIDLGYESADSVYQAKAEKAGADWDSLLEGSAYVSDSMESDSIKFAASILSKAVTMPKGGEIILAPYSKLIFGTSTVAIPPLNVVAISKNELLGKDLMVQVNSKTAKKLGVSEGSKVKLGGAGGECAVRIHINEGVMNDVIAAPLGFGHTAWDAYSSGKGENISKLLTVDTEPGTGLSVWSSSSVSIA, from the coding sequence ATGGGTATTGATCGCAGAACTTTTATTCAATTGGTAACAGGTGGTGTTGTTGGTTCGCTCTTCACCCCTGTAATTTGGAAATCTCTGGATGACGCTTCCATCTGGTCCCAGAACTGGCCCTGGATTCCCAGATTGAAATATGGTGCAATTACTGAGCAGGCTTCTGTTGCCAAATTCGGCACAGCTCCCTGCGCGGAGATTGTAAAATCCGTGGGTGGAAGCCCCTATCTCACCAGAGGAAATGCTGAAAACGAAATGAGCAAGGGCGGGGTTGACCCTGTCAGCGCCAGCGGCCCTCAGCTCATGTACAGTCCTTCCCGCATTAACGGTCCTATGAAGAAAACCGCGGAAGGCAAATACGAGTCTATCTCCTGGGATGAAGCTGAAAAGCTGCTCTCTGATAAACTCGCCGCAATTAAAGGACAGAAAGGCAAACTCACTGTTGTTTCCGGTGACACAACCGGTACCGCAACTGAGGTTCTGTCCGGTTTTGCAGCAGAAATGGGCGCTGAGTGCTACATGATGCCCTGTGATGAGCAGGGAGCAGCCGCAGCACTGGCGAGCATGGATGGAAAAGGTCAGATCGGTTATGATCTGGAAAATTCCGACTTTGTTCTTTTCGTCGGTGCAGATGCAATGGATTCATGGGGCCCTGTGGTGAGAAACCAGCGTGTTTACGCCTCAAGCCGTCCCACTGGTGAAGAAGTTAAAACTTCTTATGTTTATGCCGGTTCTTTCCAGAACAGCACAGCAGCTGCTGCAGATAAGTGGGTACCGGTTAATCCCGGTTCCGGAGCAATCTTCTGCCTCGGTCTTGCTTATCACATGCTTAAAGCCGGAGCTTCCGCTCCTGTTTCCGACTTTGCAGACTTCAAGACTCTGGTTATGTCCAGATTCTCTCCTGACAAAGTTGAGAAAGCAACAGGTGTAGCAGGATCGCAACTTGCCGCACTTGCCAAGGCTCTGATGAAATCTTCCGCTCCTGTTGTTGTTGCAGGCTCCGAGTTCGCTCAGGGCGCAGGTGCAGCAGATGTTATTGCCGCCTCAGCAGTGAATATGCTGCTCGGTCAGGTCAATAAAGATGGCGGGATGAAGATTCTCCCCGAACTGCCCAAGGCTGTTGAAGCAGCCACAGACCGTTCGGAACTGGCAGCAAAGGACTTTGTCGGCTACCTTTCAGGTATTGCCGCAGGCAAGGTTAATGCTCCCGAAGTTATGATGGCTTACGAAGCCAATCCTGTTTACGCTCTTCCCCAGAATACCGTTCTGGCACCGGCGTTTGAAAAAGCAGGTTTCCTCGTAAGTTTTAGCACTTATATGGATGAAACAGCTTCCAAAGCTGACCTGATTATGCCCAACCCCACCAGCTACGAACGCTTCGAAGATGCCCAGACTCCTTACGGTGCAGGCGCAGCGATGCTCGTAGCCAGTGCTCCTGTTGCAGAACCTCTCTACAACAGCAAGCCGACTGTTGATGTAATCCTCAGCGTGGCTTCCGGACTGGGTATCGATCTTGGATATGAATCTGCTGACTCTGTTTATCAGGCAAAAGCTGAAAAAGCAGGTGCTGACTGGGATTCTCTTCTTGAAGGCTCTGCTTATGTTTCCGATTCTATGGAATCAGATTCCATCAAGTTCGCAGCATCAATTCTGTCCAAGGCCGTGACAATGCCCAAGGGTGGCGAAATTATCCTCGCTCCTTACTCCAAGCTCATCTTCGGTACCTCCACAGTGGCTATTCCGCCGCTGAACGTGGTTGCTATCAGCAAGAATGAACTTTTGGGTAAAGACCTTATGGTTCAGGTTAACTCCAAGACCGCCAAGAAACTCGGTGTGTCTGAAGGTTCCAAGGTCAAGCTTGGCGGAGCAGGTGGAGAGTGCGCTGTAAGAATCCACATTAATGAAGGCGTAATGAATGATGTTATCGCCGCACCTCTTGGATTCGGACACACCGCGTGGGATGCATACTCCAGCGGTAAAGGCGAAAACATCTCCAAACTTCTCACAGTTGACACTGAGCCCGGTACCGGTTTGTCCGTGTGGTCCAGTTCTTCCGTGAGCATCGCCTAA